One part of the Aspergillus fumigatus Af293 chromosome 7, whole genome shotgun sequence genome encodes these proteins:
- a CDS encoding trypsin-like serine peptidase, which produces MPESDSQTPQLALEFYHEDWNPSRVPSKEQPNFNWKSDVQPAVDSAIVLLEFTKHLEDGSFHGNGFFMHMPGAKKPFILTAAHNIISKNGDPSENIVMRVMGSKKRFPIHGSTIRICPAYEQNPTTAAEEADWALIFAPDELEQDPARAGIGPLGFALKLAYEERLDCEMRVTGVPVSSKKNSPNATTMGPVTTTGKCLNPIVFPAQLEYSAKTEKGLSGSPVWTMYHGVPTVLAIHNNGTQRKKYSRGTRLTFEVLHQICVWADCEKRDQLLRVNSPTPLPLYLTYAPAFGVLHAVVKEADDPQLMRFNVIPVLAAEAAPDDIQKSRLIQFGLYQTHNGQPHWVSWTMDQFTAGTGTATLVSDLRRARVARGWQDGAGKPFRILVDGPADPYKLVVLLNRASPSRLTWEGEEFPILSFRKFRQAQPAKNLSIPDTFVQEEHA; this is translated from the exons ATGCCAGAATCAGATTCACAAACGCCTCAACTCGCATTAGAGTTCTACCATGAAGACTGGAACCCCTCAAGGGTTCCTAGCAAAGAGCAGCCAAACTTCAATTGGAAGTCTGATGTTCAACCAGCCGTCGACTCTGCAATCGTTTTGCTCGAGTTCACCAAGCATTTAG AAGATGGCTCGTTCCATGGTAACGGGTTTTTCATGCACATGCCAGGTGCTAAGAAGCCCTTCATTCTCACGGCCGCACACAACATCATCAGTAAGAACGGGGATCCTTCGGAGAACATCGTCATGAGAGTAATGGGCTCAAAGAAGCGGTTCCCTATTCACGGAAGCACCATCCGCATCTGTCCTGCGTATGAGCAAAACCCCACAACTGCCGCGGAAGAAGCAGACTGGGCTCTCATCTTCGCACCGGACGAGCTTGAACAAGACCCAGCACGCGCAGGCATCGGGCCACTGGGCTTTGCGCTGAAGCTGGCCTACGAAGAGCGCCTGGACTGTGAGATGCGCGTGACCGGGGTTCCAGTTTCGAGCAAGAAAAACAGCCCAAACGCAACCACGATGGGGCCGGTGACTACGACAGGAAAATGTCTGAACCCGATCGTATTCCCCGCTCAGCTGGAGTACAGCGCGAAGACAGAGAAGGGACTGAGCGGGTCGCCGGTGTGGACAATGTATCACGGAGTCCCAACTGTCCTCGCTATCCA CAACAACGGTACCCAACGGAAGAAGTATAGCAGGGGCACCCGGCTAACCTTCGAAGTCTTGCACCAGATTTGCGTCTGGGCGGACTGCGAGAAGCGAGACCAACTCCTCAGGGTAAATAGTCCAACTCCACTACCTCTCTACCTGACCTACGCACCTGCGTTCGGAGTCCTGCATGCGGTGGTAAAAGAAGCTGATGATCCACAACTGATGCGCTTCAATGTCATACCTGTGCTCGCAGCTGAGGCCGCCCCAGATGACATACAAAAAAGCCGACTTATTCAGTTTGGACTGTACCAGACTCACAATGGACAGCCACACTGGGTTTCATGGACTATGGATCAGTTCACAGCGGGAACTGGTACGGCGACGCTGGTGAGCGATCTACGCCGTGCTCGCGTAGCAAGAGGGTGGCAAGATGGAGCGGGCAAACCGTTCCGAATCCTGGTGGACGGTCCTGCCGATCCGTATAAGTTGGTCGTCTTGTTGAATAGAGCGTCCCCGTCTCGTCTGACCTGGGAAGGCGAGGAATTTCCGATACTGTCATTCAGGAAGTTTCGCCAGGCGCAGCCGGCAAAGAACCTT AGTATCCCCGATACTTTCGTTCAGGAAGAGCATGCTTAG
- a CDS encoding ankyrin repeat protein, which yields MDIHKDIRTGRLTATGLQQYLETHGINDTDSKGWTLLATAVRAGHLKMVELLLKQHADPNTKSHGFAPIHLAVTAKAERLQIISLLHSAKADLNAQDPDGNTAIISAVEQTQDDKVIRLLRRLGANLDAQGRSGKTAKQLAESSNNMLVRQAVQPDRPILDRLRTVTWIVNVVVGAFRYVVRTFIQKPVYKIFDVFKGRRQAPPQPAQAGPAIKHPQTEAGFKKSLDSYIEDSCLDKFFSPGSKFLQEVSQKAAKLKDDPRNKYKPDQIKDLTRVALYQPVLYCDDSSSMREEMRWEAQRELVKRITNIATQLVPEDKGVHLRFINRAEPGWDDLRSEAIEENMTFEPSGNTQIGTKLRDKILQPFIYDVLNRGIPLERPYLIMMITDGCPTAEAENTLKDVVMECGRKLREKGYERQAVMFQISQIGNDQGADNFLKTLMADESALNEVLRATAEKLDEKYESLRKNERELEEWVRK from the exons ATGGATATTCACAAAGACATCAGAACAGGCAGACTGACGGCTACTGGTCTCCAGCAGTATCTTGAGACCCATGGCATCAACGACACCGATAGCAAAGGCTGGACATTACTTGCAACAGCCGTCAGAGCGGGACACTTGAAGATGGTTGAACTCCTGCTGAAGCAACACGCCGACCCCAACACCAAGAGCCATGGATTTGCCCCCATCCATCTGGCAGTGACGGCAAAAGCCGAACGTCTCCAGATAATTAGCTTGCTGCATAGCGCAAAGGCAGATCTGAACGCCCAAGACCCTGATGGCAATACAGCTATCATCAGTGCCGTCGAGCAGACGCAGGATGATAAAGTCATCAGGCTACTTCGCAGACTAGGTGCCAATCTAGATGCTCAAGGACGCTCCGGTAAGACAGCCAAGCAGCTAGCGGAGAGCTCGAACAATATGCTCGTTCGGCAAGCTGTCCAGCCGGATCGGCCTATCCTTGACAGGCTGAGAACGGTGACCTGGATTGTTaatgttgttgttggagcTTTCCGCTATGTCGTCCGGACATTTATCCAGAAACCAGTTTACAAAATCTTCGATGTCTTCAAAGGCAGGCGTCAAGCTCCCCCGCAGCCAGCTCAAGCCGGGCCC GCGATCAAGCATCCCCAAACCGAAGCAGGCTTCAAGAAGAGCCTCGATAGCTACATCGAGGATAGCTGTCTGGACAAGTTCTTTTCCCCTGGCAGCAAATTCCTGCAAGAGGTGTCTCAGAAGGCGGCCAAACTGAAGGATGACCCTAGAAATAAATACAAGCCAGACCAAATAAAGGACCTCACGCGCGTTGCCCTCTACCAACCCGTTCTCTACTGTG ACGACAGCTCGTCGATGCGAGAGGAAATGCGGTGGGAGGCTCAGCGGGAGCTTGTCAAGCGCATCACAAACATCGCCACCCAACTGGTCCCTGAAGACAAGGGCGTTCACCTGCGCTTCATTAACCGCGCAGAACCCGGCTGGGATGATCTTCGCTCTGAGGCCATTGAGGAAAACATGACCTTCGAGCCCTCTGGAAACACGCAGATCGGCACTAAGCTGAGAGACAAAATCTTGCAGCCTTTCATCTATGATGTTCTGAACCGCGGTATACCGCTGGAGCGGCCATATTTGATTATGATGATTACGGATGGGTGTCCGACAGCAGAGGCCGAGAATACGCTCAAGGACGTTGTTATGGAGTGCGGGAGGAAGTTGCGAGAAAAGGGATATGAGCGCCAAG CGGTCATGTTCCAGATAAGTCAGATTGGCAACGACCAGGGTGCAGACAATTTTCTGAAAACGCTGATGGCCGATGAATCGGCCCTGAATGAAGTTTTGCGAGCGACGGCAG AGAAATTAGATGAGAAATATGAGAGTCTCCGGAAGAATGAGCGCGAGCTGGAGGAGTGGGTACGTAAATAA
- the sedE gene encoding S53 family peptidase — protein MYPLDGSARPHPPGTTRLNSVEPDKQIGFTVLVRPQTGAPRLPDLAQWQAIPIAERQFLSTAGFERTYGSSEDDIVSVASFLEKAGMTIRSRHAGAGTVEVQAKTCQIHSVFAVQLLYYRGQLRPAARKRRDDKQPAEETYIGFEGCISLPAALHDKVIHIFGLDTRTFGASGGYSGDPPRAQRLIVAELAALYGFPAGVDASQQTIGIFSGEGNDDKGQSLSNYRPADVAAYFNNQTVGYNRAPTVVPVSLTVADQTYRNDPDHPTQELSQDIMTAATIAQGCTVNVYFSDLTEQGWLAFLTRVLFPQGEEKRPTIVSISWTMYDEQTYRDRLSFLFQRLAVVGTSVFAIAGDWGANNNIIDGQPHVGWPGSDPWVTCVGGTVVGNVRSSGAFTEHAWSDRDNPDSQFTIDGHLGVTGGGMSRVFATPPYQLSSGISAVTDCNGERWTGGRFIPDITGMVGFRGFIVNGKRNYFIGTSCSTPLYAGLFAALASALGGGGEGGVLFGPLNTVLYQIDRGVYRDITFGHNDSGDMPACAYFAAGEGYDTVSGLGSVDGRRTLEELRRIYWPKTKGFGCFRN, from the coding sequence ATGTATCCTCTTGATGGGTCAGCTCGGCCGCATCCTCCTGGCACTACACGCCTCAATTCGGTCGAGCCTGACAAGCAAATCGGCTTTACAGTGCTTGTCCGGCCCCAAACCGGTGCCCCTCGTCTGCCTGACCTGGCCCAATGGCAGGCTATTCCCATTGCCGAGCGCCAGTTCCTGTCGACTGCAGGGTTTGAAAGAACGTACGGCTCCTCCGAAGATGATATAGTGAGCGTGGCCTCGTTCTTGGAGAAAGCGGGCATGACCATCCGGAGCAGGCACGCTGGTGCAGGAACCGTGGAAGTCCAAGCAAAGACATGCCAAATCCACTCCGTTTTTGCTGTGCAGTTGTTGTACTATCGGGGCCAGTTACGGCCCGCGGCTCGAAAGCGGCGCGACGATAAACAACCCGCTGAGGAGACCTATATTGGGTTTGAAGGTTGCATTTCCCTGCCGGCGGCGCTGCATGACAAAGTCATCCACATTTTTGGTCTCGATACTCGCACCTTTGGCGCCTCTGGCGGATACTCGGGGGATCCACCCCGCGCGCAACGACTGATCGTGGCGGAGCTAGCGGCGCTGTATGGCTTCCCAGCCGGGGTGGATGCCAGCCAGCAAACCATCGGCATTTTCAGCGGGGAGGGCAATGACGACAAGGGCCAGTCCCTGAGCAACTACCGTCCTGCCGATGTCGCAGCTTATTTCAACAACCAGACGGTTGGCTACAACCGCGCCCCCACGGTGGTCCCTGTCTCGCTGACCGTGGCCGACCAAACATACCGCAACGATCCGGATCATCCAACCCAGGAGCTCTCTCAGGACATCATGACCGCGGCAACCATTGCACAGGGGTGCACGGTCAACGTCTACTTCAGCGATCTCACCGAGCAGGGCTGGCTGGCGTTTCTGACGCGCGTGTTATTCCCGCagggagaggaaaagcgtcccaccatcgtctccatcaGCTGGACAATGTACGATGAGCAAACATACCGGGACCggctctctttccttttccagcGCCTGGCAGTAGTCGGCACCTCCGTCTTCGCCATCGCCGGCGACTGGGGtgccaacaacaacatcattgaTGGCCAGCCGCATGTCGGCTGGCCTGGTAGTGACCCCTGGGTGACCTGCGTGGGCGGCACGGTAGTCGGCAACGTGCGCTCCTCAGGCGCCTTCACCGAGCATGCATGGAGCGATCGCGACAATCCCGACAGCCAGTTTACCATTGATGGCCATCTGGGCGTCACGGGGGGAGGGATGAGCCGGGTCTTCGCTACACCTCCCTACCAACTGAGTAGTGGGATCAGCGCGGTGACGGACTGCAATGGGGAGCGGTGGACGGGAGGCCGCTTCATTCCGGACATCACAGGCATGGTGGGGTTCAGGGGCTTCATTGTCAATGGCAAACGGAATTATTTCATCGGTACGAGCTGCAGCACGCCTCTGTACGCCGGGCTTTTTGCTGCGCTGGCCAGCGCCttgggagggggaggagaaggaggggtgCTCTTTGGACCTCTCAATACCGTCTTGTATCAGATTGACAGGGGTGTCTATCGGGATATCACCTTTGGCCATAATGATTCCGGTGATATGCCTGCCTGTGCGTACTTTGCTGCGGGGGAGGGGTATGATACTGTGAGTGGGCTTGGGAGTGTCGATGGGCGTAGGACGCTCGAGGAACTGCGGAGGATCTATTGGCCTAAGACAAAAGGGTTTGGCTGTTTTCGGAATTAG